In Massilia violaceinigra, one DNA window encodes the following:
- a CDS encoding phosphatidate cytidylyltransferase, protein MTPQFILTGQILLAILVVASAVGFVLRLKHPGSATIVNLNARINAWWVMAGVLFSALILGRYVTIVVFGFASLMALREFLTLTPTRKSDYWPLFIAFFIALPAQYWLLWTEWYGLFAIMIPVYIFFLISAASALSQDTDDFLSRNARILFAVMICVYGVSHAPALLMLDIPDFEGHNAQLLFFFIFTVQISDVLQYVFGKLLGKHKLAPKLSPAKTWEGLIGGGLATMLIGALLSFVTPFTPLQAAGMAALIVVGGAMGGLVMSGVKRSLGAKDWGTGIAGHGGYMDRLDSLGFAAPVFFHIVRWLWALP, encoded by the coding sequence ATGACACCCCAATTCATTCTTACCGGCCAGATTCTGCTGGCGATCCTGGTCGTCGCCTCGGCGGTCGGCTTCGTGCTGCGGCTCAAGCATCCGGGCAGCGCGACCATCGTCAACCTGAACGCCCGCATCAACGCGTGGTGGGTCATGGCCGGCGTGCTGTTTTCGGCGCTGATCCTGGGCCGTTACGTGACGATCGTGGTGTTCGGTTTTGCCTCGCTGATGGCGCTGCGCGAATTCCTTACCCTCACGCCCACCCGCAAGAGCGATTACTGGCCCCTGTTCATCGCCTTCTTCATCGCCCTGCCGGCCCAGTACTGGCTGCTGTGGACCGAGTGGTACGGCCTGTTCGCGATCATGATCCCGGTGTATATCTTCTTCCTCATATCCGCCGCCAGCGCGCTCAGCCAGGATACCGACGATTTCCTGTCGCGCAATGCGCGCATCCTGTTCGCGGTGATGATCTGCGTGTACGGCGTCAGCCATGCGCCGGCGCTGCTGATGCTCGATATTCCGGACTTTGAAGGCCACAACGCCCAGTTGCTGTTCTTCTTCATTTTCACAGTGCAGATCAGCGATGTGCTGCAGTATGTGTTCGGCAAGCTGCTCGGCAAGCACAAGCTGGCGCCCAAGCTGAGCCCGGCCAAGACCTGGGAAGGCTTGATCGGCGGCGGCCTGGCGACCATGCTGATCGGCGCGCTGCTGTCGTTCGTCACGCCGTTCACGCCGCTGCAGGCGGCCGGCATGGCCGCGCTGATCGTGGTCGGCGGCGCCATGGGCGGCCTGGTCATGTCGGGCGTGAAGCGTTCGCTCGGCGCCAAGGATTGGGGCACCGGTATCGCCGGGCATGGCGGCTACATGGACCGCCTCGATTCGCTCGGCTTCGCCGCGCCCGTCTTCTTCCATATCGTGCGCTGGCTGTGGGCCCTGCCCTGA
- the ahpF gene encoding alkyl hydroperoxide reductase subunit F, translated as MLDATLKTQLQGYLQNLSAPIRLIATLDHSEKSAELRELLAEISSLSDKVSVDESGTDSRKPSFVIAREGETHGVRFAAIPLGHEFTSLVLALLWTGGHPPKVEPEVIEAIKALDEAMDFDVYMSLSCHNCPDVVQAATLMAVFNPKIRTVIIDGGLFPSEVETRQVMAVPMVFKNDTMFTSGHMTVEELVAKLDVNSAEREAKKLNQKSAFDMLIVGGGPAGAAAAVYAARKGIRVGVAAERFGGQVNDTMAIENYISVLETDGPKFAAALEAQVRHYEVDIMNLQRAERIVPAATPGGLVEVHMQNGGVLKARSVIVSTGARWRNVNVPGEAEYKNKGVAYCPHCDGPLFKGKRVAVIGGGNSGVEAAIDLAGIVQHVTLVEFADALKADAVLVNKLKSLSNVTIHVNAQTTEITGDGQKVNGLGYKDRATDTAHHVALEGVFVQIGLVPNTEFLKGTLELSKYGEIVVDAKCHTSVPGVFAAGDVTTVPYKQIVVAAGEGSKAALSAFDYLIRQPVVSSVANEEEVALAA; from the coding sequence ATGCTTGACGCCACTCTCAAAACTCAGTTGCAAGGCTATTTGCAAAACCTGAGCGCGCCGATTCGTCTCATCGCAACGCTCGATCACAGCGAAAAAAGTGCCGAACTGCGTGAACTGCTGGCCGAGATCAGCAGCCTGTCCGATAAAGTCAGTGTTGACGAGTCGGGCACCGATAGCCGCAAGCCCTCGTTTGTCATTGCCCGCGAAGGCGAGACCCACGGCGTGCGCTTCGCCGCCATTCCGCTCGGCCATGAATTCACCTCGCTGGTGCTGGCCCTGCTGTGGACCGGCGGCCATCCGCCGAAAGTGGAACCAGAAGTGATCGAGGCCATCAAGGCGCTCGATGAAGCCATGGATTTCGACGTGTATATGTCCCTGTCCTGCCACAATTGCCCCGACGTGGTGCAGGCAGCGACGCTGATGGCGGTCTTCAATCCGAAGATCCGTACCGTGATCATCGACGGTGGTTTGTTCCCGTCGGAAGTCGAGACGCGCCAGGTGATGGCGGTCCCGATGGTCTTCAAGAATGACACAATGTTTACCTCCGGTCATATGACCGTGGAAGAACTCGTCGCCAAGCTCGACGTGAACTCGGCTGAACGTGAAGCCAAAAAGCTCAATCAGAAGTCCGCCTTCGACATGCTGATCGTCGGCGGCGGCCCGGCCGGCGCGGCGGCAGCGGTGTACGCGGCACGCAAAGGCATCCGTGTCGGCGTGGCGGCGGAGCGCTTCGGCGGCCAAGTCAACGACACCATGGCCATCGAAAACTATATCTCGGTGCTGGAAACGGACGGCCCCAAATTCGCCGCCGCCCTCGAGGCGCAGGTCCGGCACTATGAAGTCGACATCATGAACCTGCAGCGGGCCGAGCGCATCGTTCCCGCCGCTACCCCGGGTGGCCTGGTCGAAGTACACATGCAAAACGGCGGCGTGCTCAAGGCCCGCAGCGTGATCGTCTCGACCGGCGCGCGCTGGCGCAACGTCAACGTGCCCGGCGAAGCCGAGTACAAGAACAAGGGCGTGGCGTACTGCCCGCATTGCGACGGCCCCTTGTTCAAAGGCAAGCGCGTAGCGGTGATTGGCGGCGGCAACTCGGGCGTGGAAGCGGCGATCGACCTGGCGGGCATCGTCCAGCACGTGACCCTGGTCGAGTTTGCCGATGCGCTCAAGGCCGACGCGGTCCTGGTCAACAAGCTCAAGAGCCTCTCCAACGTCACGATCCACGTGAATGCCCAGACCACCGAGATTACCGGTGACGGCCAAAAGGTCAATGGCCTGGGCTACAAGGACCGTGCCACCGATACGGCGCATCACGTGGCGCTGGAAGGCGTGTTCGTGCAAATCGGGCTGGTGCCGAATACCGAATTCCTGAAAGGGACTTTGGAGCTGAGCAAGTACGGCGAGATTGTCGTCGATGCCAAATGCCACACCAGTGTGCCGGGCGTGTTTGCCGCCGGCGATGTGACCACGGTACCGTACAAGCAGATCGTCGTCGCCGCGGGCGAAGGATCGAAAGCCGCGCTCAGTGCGTTCGACTACCTGATTCGCCAACCCGTGGTGAGCAGTGTTGCCAATGAAGAGGAAGTAGCGCTGGCAGCCTGA
- a CDS encoding TonB-dependent receptor, producing MKHTAPACGRARTARPIVLKSLVASLLGAGMLSHASVAAQEAVPAPADTAVVTVSGVRKAAQSAQTIKKNADQVVDSIVADDIGKFPDKNVAEILQRVPGVQVTRGGGEAGTVIIRGLGGVVALLNGREFFSDTGRSLYLSDVPASMLQRIDVYKTQGGDLPEGGTAGVIDVRTNRPFDFKGRQVNLNARVENRDKAKTNNPDVSAMLSDRWKTGIGEIGALVGLSFQRGRYHDEVAFAGFPIPIDNGVTGAENFGRFMGNGDRKREAGNFALQWRPSPAVEVFAEGFRTNIDHRFQNNFMIGFPPHFAGATITTKPGTNNLDTITRLNQDAPGFSSTQAYQHDVTNEQVALGARWDATPNLRLTTEVARTASYFKERRVIFDFDYTARGFLGAVRSGGGYLDFPGTNMEDPDDAKFRVRGGTDIANARQGTSNDWRGDVVYDASENGVLGFVKELSGGVRLAERKASSRGIRDMWYANSPQNGVAASRFPGLWTLSAPTGGNYGVNRYVVADHNYILDNTDVVRTILTGSPTQLEDNPLSYYSDVERTSALYAKAKFGFHLGVPISGVVGARLVRTEQTLKGNSSIVGVIAPVSVDTSRTDVLPSLALRAELAPTLVARLISGRAVERPAFADYNPALRLTEGVAATPTTSGIVGTGAAGNPNLRPTKSDNIDVALEWYFAPTGSLTGTIFQHKFIDRSVEKAAREIINGREYDVTRRYNLTKANLEGVEMSYRQFYDFLPGMLSGLGLEANFTYITGKQTNPDGRESSFLGMSKTSYNLVGLYEKEAWSARLAYNWRSKFTAEERYRGNDKLDLYVAPLRSLDGSLSYRISKQLTVTLDGNNLLDQPYHDYFNKDPGLVRDTRRYDRAVGLALHYKY from the coding sequence ATGAAACATACCGCCCCCGCCTGCGGCCGCGCCCGCACGGCCCGTCCGATCGTCCTCAAATCCCTGGTCGCTTCCCTGCTCGGTGCCGGCATGCTCAGTCACGCCTCGGTCGCCGCCCAGGAAGCGGTCCCCGCCCCCGCTGACACCGCCGTCGTCACCGTCAGCGGCGTGCGTAAAGCGGCGCAGAGCGCGCAAACGATCAAGAAGAATGCCGACCAGGTGGTCGACTCCATCGTCGCCGACGATATCGGCAAGTTCCCCGACAAGAACGTGGCCGAAATCCTGCAGCGCGTCCCAGGCGTGCAGGTCACGCGCGGCGGCGGTGAAGCCGGCACGGTGATCATCCGCGGCCTGGGCGGCGTGGTCGCCCTCCTCAACGGACGCGAATTTTTCTCCGACACCGGCCGCAGCCTGTACCTGTCCGATGTGCCGGCCTCCATGCTGCAGCGTATCGATGTCTACAAGACCCAGGGCGGCGACCTGCCCGAAGGCGGCACCGCCGGCGTGATCGACGTGCGCACCAACCGCCCTTTCGACTTCAAGGGCCGGCAGGTCAACCTGAATGCGCGCGTGGAGAACCGCGACAAGGCCAAGACCAATAATCCCGACGTGAGCGCGATGCTCAGCGACCGCTGGAAAACCGGAATCGGCGAAATAGGTGCGCTGGTTGGCTTGTCGTTCCAGCGCGGGCGCTATCACGATGAAGTGGCATTCGCCGGCTTTCCGATCCCGATCGACAATGGCGTGACCGGCGCCGAAAACTTCGGCCGCTTCATGGGCAACGGCGACCGCAAGCGCGAGGCAGGTAACTTCGCGCTGCAATGGCGTCCGAGTCCGGCCGTGGAAGTGTTCGCGGAAGGCTTTCGCACGAATATCGACCACCGCTTCCAGAACAATTTCATGATCGGGTTCCCGCCGCACTTCGCCGGCGCGACCATCACGACCAAGCCGGGCACCAACAATCTCGACACCATCACGCGCCTGAACCAGGATGCGCCGGGCTTCTCGTCGACCCAGGCTTACCAGCACGATGTGACCAACGAACAGGTGGCCCTCGGTGCGCGCTGGGACGCCACGCCCAATCTGCGCTTGACCACGGAAGTGGCGCGCACCGCCAGCTACTTCAAGGAGCGGCGCGTGATTTTCGACTTCGATTACACGGCGCGCGGCTTCCTGGGCGCGGTGCGCTCGGGCGGCGGCTACCTGGACTTCCCGGGTACGAACATGGAAGACCCGGACGACGCCAAATTCCGTGTGCGCGGCGGCACCGATATCGCCAACGCGCGCCAGGGCACGTCGAACGACTGGCGCGGCGATGTGGTCTACGACGCCAGCGAGAACGGCGTGCTCGGTTTTGTGAAGGAACTTTCCGGCGGCGTGCGCCTGGCCGAGCGCAAGGCGTCGTCGCGCGGCATCCGCGACATGTGGTACGCCAACAGTCCGCAAAATGGGGTGGCGGCGAGCCGCTTTCCGGGCTTGTGGACCCTGTCGGCGCCAACCGGCGGCAATTATGGCGTGAACCGCTACGTGGTGGCCGACCATAACTATATCCTCGACAATACCGACGTCGTGCGCACCATCCTGACCGGCTCGCCCACGCAGCTGGAAGACAATCCGCTGTCGTATTACAGCGACGTGGAGCGTACCTCGGCCTTGTACGCGAAGGCCAAGTTCGGTTTCCATCTGGGCGTGCCGATCAGCGGCGTGGTGGGCGCGCGCTTGGTGCGCACCGAGCAGACGCTCAAGGGCAATTCGTCCATCGTCGGCGTGATCGCGCCGGTGTCGGTCGATACCAGCCGCACCGATGTGCTGCCGAGCCTGGCGCTGCGCGCGGAACTCGCGCCGACCCTGGTGGCGCGCCTGATCAGCGGCCGCGCGGTCGAGCGGCCGGCGTTTGCCGATTACAATCCGGCGCTGCGGCTGACCGAAGGGGTGGCGGCGACGCCGACCACGTCGGGCATCGTCGGCACCGGCGCGGCGGGCAACCCGAATCTGCGGCCGACCAAGTCGGATAATATCGACGTGGCGCTGGAGTGGTACTTCGCGCCCACCGGTTCGCTGACCGGGACGATTTTCCAGCACAAGTTCATCGACCGTTCGGTGGAGAAAGCGGCGCGCGAAATCATCAACGGCCGCGAGTACGATGTGACGCGCCGCTACAACCTGACCAAGGCCAATCTGGAAGGCGTCGAGATGAGTTACCGGCAGTTTTACGATTTCCTGCCGGGGATGCTGAGCGGACTGGGGCTGGAGGCGAACTTCACGTACATCACCGGCAAGCAGACCAATCCGGACGGGCGCGAGTCGTCGTTCCTGGGGATGTCGAAGACCTCGTATAACCTGGTGGGGCTGTATGAGAAGGAGGCGTGGTCGGCGCGTCTGGCCTACAACTGGCGCTCGAAGTTCACGGCCGAGGAACGCTATCGGGGCAATGACAAGCTGGACTTGTATGTGGCGCCGCTGCGGTCCTTGGACGGGTCGCTGTCGTACCGGATCAGCAAGCAGCTGACCGTGACCCTGGATGGGAATAATCTGCTGGACCAGCCGTACCACGATTACTTCAACAAGGACCCGGGCCTGGTGCGCGATACGCGCCGTTACGACCGGGCGGTGGGGTTGGCGCTACATTACAAGTACTAG
- a CDS encoding aldehyde dehydrogenase family protein, with translation MKQNYINGAWVDGASSSANINPSSTNDIIGHYAQADAQQTELAIAAAAAAAPGWALSNIQMRADALDKIGSEILARKEELGTLLSREEGKTRPEGIGEVARAGAIFKFFAQECLRLRGDKLPSVRPNLDVEVTREPVGVVGIIAPWNFPIAIPSWKIAPALAYGNCVLIKPAELVPASVWALTEIISRAGLPPGVFNLVMGRGSVVGQAFLHDRRVNAISFTGSAATGAKVAAAAIGRMAKVQIEMGGKNPLIVLNDADLATAVNCAVQGSFFSTGQRCTASSRLIVEKGIYPAFVAAMREKLATLTVGDALGAGVDIGPVVDQSQLDQDMEYIGIGREEGATLAFGGERVECATPGFFLRPALFTDCSNDMRISREEIFGPVGMVIPADSYEHALAMANDTEFGLASGIVTTSLKYATHFKRHAEAGMVMVNVPTAGVDYHVPFGGRKGSSYGSREQGTYAAEFFTTVKTAYCGV, from the coding sequence ATGAAACAGAACTATATCAACGGCGCCTGGGTCGACGGCGCTTCGTCGTCCGCCAACATCAATCCCTCGAGCACGAACGACATCATCGGCCACTACGCGCAGGCCGACGCGCAGCAGACCGAGCTGGCGATCGCCGCCGCCGCTGCCGCCGCGCCCGGCTGGGCCCTGTCCAACATCCAGATGCGCGCCGATGCGCTCGACAAGATCGGCAGCGAAATCCTGGCCCGCAAAGAAGAGCTCGGCACGCTGCTCTCGCGCGAAGAAGGCAAGACCCGGCCGGAAGGCATCGGGGAAGTCGCCCGCGCCGGCGCCATCTTCAAATTCTTCGCCCAGGAATGCCTGCGCCTGCGCGGCGACAAGCTGCCGTCCGTGCGCCCGAATCTCGATGTGGAAGTCACGCGCGAGCCGGTCGGCGTGGTCGGCATCATCGCGCCGTGGAACTTTCCGATTGCCATCCCATCCTGGAAAATCGCGCCGGCCCTGGCTTACGGCAACTGCGTGCTGATCAAACCGGCCGAACTGGTGCCCGCCAGCGTCTGGGCCCTGACCGAAATCATCAGCCGCGCCGGCCTGCCGCCGGGCGTGTTCAACCTGGTGATGGGCCGCGGCAGCGTGGTCGGCCAGGCTTTCCTGCATGACCGCCGGGTCAACGCCATCAGCTTCACCGGCTCGGCCGCGACCGGCGCCAAGGTGGCGGCCGCCGCCATCGGCCGCATGGCCAAGGTGCAGATCGAAATGGGCGGCAAGAATCCGCTGATCGTCCTCAACGATGCCGACCTGGCCACTGCCGTCAACTGCGCGGTGCAGGGCTCGTTCTTTTCGACCGGCCAGCGCTGCACGGCGTCGAGCCGCCTGATCGTCGAAAAAGGCATCTACCCGGCGTTCGTGGCCGCCATGCGCGAGAAACTGGCCACATTGACGGTGGGCGACGCGCTCGGCGCCGGCGTCGACATCGGCCCGGTGGTCGACCAAAGCCAGCTCGACCAGGACATGGAATACATCGGCATCGGCCGCGAAGAAGGCGCGACCCTGGCCTTCGGCGGCGAGCGCGTGGAATGCGCGACGCCGGGCTTCTTCCTGCGCCCTGCCCTGTTCACGGACTGCAGCAACGACATGCGCATCAGCCGCGAAGAAATCTTTGGCCCGGTCGGCATGGTGATTCCGGCCGACAGCTACGAGCACGCGCTGGCGATGGCCAACGATACCGAGTTCGGCCTGGCCAGCGGCATCGTCACCACCTCGCTCAAGTACGCGACCCACTTCAAGCGCCACGCCGAAGCGGGCATGGTGATGGTCAACGTGCCGACCGCGGGCGTCGACTACCACGTGCCGTTCGGCGGACGCAAAGGGTCGAGCTACGGTTCGCGCGAACAGGGCACTTACGCGGCCGAGTTCTTTACCACCGTCAAGACCGCTTACTGCGGCGTGTAA
- a CDS encoding DUF3466 family protein, whose translation MFIPWHYFRLVLIAGLTLPLAAPAAPAATRYSVTTVGVAGSSARDINLSGHVLGAYTDSIGATRGFLNTGGAPLDLGSLGGDTVAGALSDGATVAGSSTNRAGEDRAFSYANGAMRDLGTLGGMYSRGYGVNHQGDIVGSASTGNPDEWNLERAFVMSSGVMRNIGTLPNGDMSRARAINNAGQVTGLSSVSTDGGPEHPYHAFLYSGGVMTDLGTLGGLYSEGYAINDRGAVVGDAGSMEEYPSGHGIRHAFLYVNGVMTDLGTLGGEEAGSTAFDINNLGQIVGEGKSGSVQRAFLYENGALRDLNTLIDPAAGWMLQEARAINDLQQIAATGCKDGQCYALRLDPTSAVPEPDTYAVLLLGLCMVGFAAQRATGVGANRTVSSSGPHGAAAPPFAR comes from the coding sequence ATGTTCATCCCCTGGCATTACTTCAGACTGGTCCTGATCGCCGGCCTCACGCTGCCGCTGGCAGCCCCGGCGGCCCCGGCGGCGACGCGCTACAGCGTCACCACGGTCGGCGTCGCCGGCAGCAGCGCGCGCGACATCAACCTGAGCGGTCACGTGCTCGGCGCCTATACCGACAGCATCGGCGCCACGCGCGGCTTCCTCAACACCGGCGGCGCGCCGCTCGACCTCGGTTCCCTCGGGGGCGACACTGTCGCCGGCGCCCTCAGCGACGGCGCCACGGTGGCAGGGTCCTCGACCAACCGCGCCGGCGAGGATCGCGCGTTCAGCTACGCCAATGGCGCCATGCGCGATCTCGGTACGCTGGGCGGCATGTACAGCAGAGGCTACGGCGTCAATCATCAGGGTGATATTGTCGGCAGCGCCAGCACCGGCAATCCGGACGAATGGAACCTGGAGCGGGCATTCGTGATGTCCAGCGGCGTGATGCGCAACATCGGCACCTTGCCCAACGGCGACATGAGCCGCGCGCGGGCCATCAACAATGCCGGCCAGGTCACCGGGCTGTCCTCGGTCAGTACCGATGGCGGTCCCGAACATCCTTACCACGCCTTTCTGTACAGCGGCGGCGTCATGACCGATCTGGGTACCTTGGGCGGGCTGTATAGCGAGGGTTATGCGATCAACGACCGCGGCGCGGTCGTGGGGGACGCCGGCAGCATGGAGGAGTATCCATCCGGCCACGGGATCCGGCACGCCTTCCTGTATGTTAACGGTGTGATGACCGATCTGGGCACCCTGGGCGGCGAGGAAGCCGGCAGTACGGCCTTCGATATCAACAATCTGGGCCAGATCGTTGGCGAAGGCAAGAGCGGCAGTGTGCAGCGCGCTTTCCTGTACGAAAATGGCGCCCTGCGCGACCTGAACACGCTGATCGATCCCGCCGCCGGCTGGATGCTGCAGGAGGCGCGCGCCATCAACGACCTGCAGCAGATCGCCGCCACCGGCTGCAAGGATGGCCAGTGCTACGCCTTGCGGCTCGATCCGACCAGCGCCGTGCCCGAGCCCGACACCTATGCGGTACTGCTCCTTGGCCTGTGCATGGTCGGCTTTGCCGCGCAGCGCGCCACTGGCGTGGGCGCCAACCGCACGGTGTCGAGCAGCGGGCCGCACGGCGCGGCCGCGCCGCCGTTTGCCCGGTGA
- a CDS encoding alpha-1,6-glucosidase domain-containing protein: MHSLGSITSRFTLPYQRLLGASLCASLLAACGGSDTTSAPETPAMMTESVQRASVSAVAVAPGTIRMHYRRAQRDEAQWGVYSWSGPAKPSVEWIKDRFMLAASDSYGGYVDIAVDATKTKIDFLLTDGSGNKNCASDQAGDFAPDIATRGQEVWLLEGDCKVYTSAPAISFGNLANAAAHWLSPDTVVWPGTPAGGSYKLFYAANGGLGSAPGGVTGADGSIDLRVAGALTPALQAKYPHLAASTALTVSGADVAGLPAKVSSQFAIAQFDAAGKLVQVTSLQTSGLLDALFAPAAANSVLGATFNRAGVPTFRVWAPTAKSVSLNVYANAGTASAASVPMTRDSASGVWHYTAPNAAWTNRAYYTYTVNVLSRWANNTVVSNVVTDPYSLSLNANGQRSFIANLDSAALKPFGWDYHPIPRLEHPTDISLYELQVRDFSASDMTVPAHHRGKFLAFTDLHSNGMRHLRALQRAGMSHIHLLPSFDIASVNETGCATPAIPNAAANAEAQQAAVAAAGDSDCFNWGYDPVHYSAPDGSFATDANDGAVRVREFRAMVKSLHEQGLRVTMDVVYNHTSGSQQGPLSVLDKIVPAYYYRLNPSGGIINDSCCADTAAENAMMAKLMIDSVVTWATDYKVDSFRFDIMGMAPLSVMTRLKATVDRAAQRDIYLYGEAWNFGTVGNDARFVQARQANMFGSGIGSFNDRLRDAVRGGGCCDGGADLISQQGFINGAFLDPNATSTQTKDDLLRLGDLIKVGLSGTLRDYSFTDRTGVVRKNADIDYFGQKAGFAASPAETINYVEAHDNQTLFDLNAFKLPQATSLAERVRVQNLGAAINMLSQGVPFFHAGQEILRSKSLDRDSYNAGDWFNRLDFSYQSNNFGVGLPMAGVNKANWELMSPILANALIKPDTAAIVSARDYFLDLLEIRNDTTLFRLRSARDVSERLRFHNVGPRQVAGLIAMSIDGRRYPGAKYGSVATFFNVDKVAKTITIDELKGRRLALHKVQRKSDNDRLARTATYERASGTFSIPPRTTVVFVENGAFWQNDD; this comes from the coding sequence ATGCATTCTCTAGGTAGTATTACTTCACGCTTCACATTGCCCTATCAGCGCCTCCTCGGCGCCAGCTTGTGCGCCAGCCTGCTGGCCGCCTGCGGTGGTTCCGACACCACCAGCGCCCCCGAAACCCCGGCAATGATGACGGAGTCGGTTCAGCGCGCGTCGGTCTCGGCGGTGGCCGTGGCCCCCGGCACCATCCGCATGCACTACCGGCGCGCCCAGCGCGACGAAGCCCAGTGGGGCGTGTATTCCTGGTCCGGCCCGGCCAAGCCCAGCGTGGAATGGATCAAGGACCGCTTCATGCTGGCCGCCAGCGACAGCTACGGCGGCTATGTCGACATTGCGGTCGACGCCACCAAAACGAAAATCGATTTCCTGCTCACCGACGGCAGCGGCAACAAGAACTGCGCCAGCGACCAGGCCGGCGACTTCGCGCCCGACATCGCCACCCGTGGCCAGGAAGTCTGGCTGCTCGAAGGCGACTGCAAGGTCTACACCAGCGCTCCGGCCATCAGCTTCGGCAACCTGGCCAACGCCGCCGCGCACTGGCTCTCGCCCGATACCGTGGTGTGGCCGGGCACGCCCGCCGGGGGCAGCTACAAGCTGTTTTACGCGGCCAACGGCGGCCTCGGTTCCGCACCAGGCGGCGTTACCGGCGCCGATGGCAGTATCGACCTGCGCGTGGCCGGCGCACTGACGCCGGCGCTGCAAGCGAAGTATCCGCACCTGGCCGCGTCCACCGCGTTGACGGTATCGGGCGCCGACGTGGCCGGCCTGCCCGCCAAGGTCAGCAGCCAGTTCGCCATCGCCCAGTTCGACGCGGCGGGCAAGCTGGTACAGGTCACATCCCTGCAAACGAGCGGCCTGCTCGACGCCCTGTTCGCCCCGGCCGCCGCCAACAGCGTGCTCGGCGCCACCTTCAACCGGGCCGGCGTACCGACCTTCCGCGTGTGGGCGCCGACCGCCAAATCGGTCTCGCTCAATGTGTACGCGAACGCCGGCACGGCCAGCGCAGCCAGCGTGCCGATGACGCGCGACAGCGCCAGCGGCGTGTGGCACTACACCGCCCCCAACGCCGCCTGGACCAACCGCGCTTACTACACCTACACGGTCAATGTGCTGTCGCGCTGGGCCAATAACACGGTGGTGAGCAACGTGGTCACCGATCCGTACTCACTGAGCCTGAACGCCAACGGCCAGCGCAGCTTCATCGCGAACCTCGACAGCGCCGCGCTCAAACCATTCGGCTGGGATTATCATCCGATTCCGCGCCTGGAGCATCCGACCGATATCTCCCTGTACGAACTGCAGGTGCGCGATTTCAGCGCCAGCGACATGACGGTACCGGCACACCATCGCGGCAAATTCCTCGCCTTCACCGATCTGCATTCGAACGGCATGCGCCACCTGCGCGCATTGCAGCGCGCCGGCATGAGCCACATCCACCTGCTGCCGAGTTTCGACATCGCCAGCGTCAACGAAACCGGCTGCGCCACACCGGCCATTCCGAACGCCGCCGCCAACGCCGAGGCGCAGCAGGCCGCGGTGGCGGCCGCCGGCGACAGCGACTGCTTCAACTGGGGCTACGATCCGGTCCATTACAGCGCGCCCGATGGCAGCTTCGCGACCGATGCCAATGACGGCGCGGTGCGCGTGCGCGAGTTCCGCGCGATGGTCAAGTCGCTCCACGAACAAGGCTTGCGCGTGACGATGGACGTGGTCTACAACCATACCAGCGGCTCGCAGCAAGGCCCGCTGTCGGTGCTCGACAAGATCGTGCCGGCGTACTACTACCGCCTCAACCCGAGCGGCGGCATCATCAACGACAGCTGCTGCGCCGACACCGCCGCCGAAAACGCCATGATGGCCAAGCTGATGATCGATTCGGTCGTCACCTGGGCCACCGACTACAAGGTCGACAGCTTCCGATTCGACATCATGGGCATGGCGCCGCTGTCGGTGATGACCAGGCTGAAAGCGACGGTCGACCGCGCAGCGCAGCGCGACATCTACCTGTACGGCGAAGCCTGGAACTTCGGCACGGTCGGCAACGACGCACGCTTCGTGCAGGCGCGCCAGGCCAACATGTTCGGCAGCGGCATCGGCTCGTTCAACGACCGCCTGCGCGATGCCGTGCGTGGCGGCGGCTGCTGCGACGGCGGGGCGGATCTGATCAGCCAGCAGGGCTTCATCAACGGCGCCTTCCTCGACCCGAATGCGACCAGCACGCAAACGAAGGACGATCTGCTGCGCCTGGGCGACTTGATCAAGGTAGGCTTGTCGGGCACCCTGCGCGACTACAGCTTCACCGACCGCACGGGCGTCGTGCGCAAGAATGCGGACATCGATTATTTCGGGCAGAAGGCGGGATTCGCAGCCAGTCCGGCCGAGACCATCAACTATGTCGAAGCGCATGACAACCAGACCCTGTTCGACCTGAACGCCTTCAAGCTGCCGCAGGCGACCAGCCTGGCCGAGCGCGTGCGCGTGCAGAACCTGGGCGCGGCGATCAACATGCTGTCGCAGGGCGTGCCCTTCTTCCATGCGGGGCAGGAAATCCTGAGGTCGAAGTCGCTCGACCGCGACAGCTACAACGCGGGCGACTGGTTCAACCGCCTCGACTTTTCATACCAGTCGAATAACTTCGGCGTCGGCTTGCCGATGGCGGGCGTGAACAAGGCCAATTGGGAACTGATGTCCCCGATCCTGGCCAATGCGCTGATCAAGCCCGATACGGCGGCGATTGTGTCGGCGCGCGATTACTTCCTCGACCTGCTCGAAATCCGCAACGACACGACCCTGTTCCGCCTGCGCAGCGCCAGGGATGTGAGCGAGCGGCTCAGGTTCCACAACGTCGGGCCGCGGCAGGTCGCCGGCTTGATCGCGATGAGCATCGACGGGCGCCGTTATCCGGGCGCGAAATACGGCAGCGTGGCGACATTCTTCAACGTCGACAAGGTCGCGAAGACCATCACGATCGATGAACTCAAGGGGCGCAGGCTGGCGCTGCACAAGGTACAGCGCAAGTCCGACAACGACCGGCTCGCCAGGACGGCAACGTACGAGCGCGCCAGCGGCACCTTCAGCATCCCGCCACGCACGACGGTGGTGTTTGTGGAGAATGGGGCGTTCTGGCAAAACGACGATTAA